Proteins encoded within one genomic window of Salipaludibacillus agaradhaerens:
- a CDS encoding phage minor capsid protein encodes MTVSPHQLDLWSSNMSDLYQSLEGEIIRILIKRLNRGSGDITEWQAQKLAELRLFNNDVTKLLSKVTNVAEPEIKRMFEEVGKQIVQNVDNAMPYATKPMPTNLDNTMRAYHSQVWGDIDNYVNQSLITTSYGRGSAQLAYQNTLNKTAAMFNTGLYTFEQSLERSITELAQKGIRTRLTDRGGNTWSLEGYTRTVLKSTLGNTYNQLRTERMSEYGVYTVLVTSHVGARDACSIIQGNVVDLRPMEQLPADSEYRSIYDPYWQAEYGSAGGHRGANCAHLHIIYIPGVSTNNQPKYDAELNERVAKARDTQRRIEREIVKYKKNLMVAEELGSDNVGHWRSMVRRRQAAMREHLSNNEKYLSRNYKREKVYTPLSTLLEGFSYDN; translated from the coding sequence ATGACTGTCTCGCCTCACCAACTGGACCTTTGGTCATCTAATATGTCAGATCTTTATCAAAGCCTTGAGGGGGAGATTATACGCATCCTTATCAAACGTTTAAATAGAGGGTCCGGTGATATAACAGAGTGGCAAGCTCAAAAACTAGCAGAGTTACGTCTGTTTAACAATGACGTGACAAAGCTGCTATCAAAAGTGACCAATGTCGCTGAGCCTGAAATTAAAAGGATGTTTGAAGAGGTTGGGAAACAAATTGTGCAAAATGTAGATAACGCTATGCCTTATGCGACTAAGCCGATGCCGACAAACTTAGATAACACTATGAGGGCCTATCATAGTCAAGTTTGGGGTGACATTGATAATTATGTTAATCAATCACTTATTACAACGAGTTATGGTAGAGGATCGGCGCAACTGGCCTATCAAAATACTTTAAATAAAACAGCGGCCATGTTTAACACCGGCCTCTATACGTTTGAGCAATCATTGGAGCGATCTATCACAGAGCTTGCTCAAAAGGGTATACGTACTAGACTGACGGACCGAGGAGGCAACACATGGAGCCTAGAGGGATACACTCGCACCGTTTTAAAGTCAACACTAGGAAACACATACAACCAGCTGAGAACAGAGCGTATGAGCGAATATGGCGTATATACGGTGCTTGTCACAAGTCATGTAGGGGCTAGGGACGCTTGCTCGATTATACAGGGAAATGTGGTTGATTTAAGACCTATGGAGCAATTACCTGCAGATAGTGAATATCGATCTATTTATGATCCATACTGGCAGGCAGAGTATGGATCAGCTGGAGGCCATCGAGGTGCAAATTGTGCCCATCTTCATATTATTTATATCCCTGGGGTAAGCACCAACAATCAACCTAAATATGACGCTGAGCTAAACGAGAGAGTGGCAAAGGCAAGAGATACGCAACGGCGAATTGAGAGGGAGATTGTTAAATATAAAAAGAATCTTATGGTAGCCGAGGAATTGGGTAGTGACAATGTTGGTCATTGGCGGTCGATGGTAAGGCGTAGGCAGGCTGCAATGAGAGAGCATTTAAGTAATAATGAAAAGTATCTAAGTAGGAATTACAAAAGAGAAAAAGTCTACACGCCCTTATCAACTTTGTTGGAGGGCTTTTCTTATGACAATTAG
- a CDS encoding phage portal protein: MNIINRIRNFFKRGGYALAGDNTLKSINDHPKINIDPEELARIERNFNEYKGHYPQVEYFNSMGELKKRNYMHLNMLKLSSELLSGLVFNEQCEIVVSDDKKEDETRNSYKSANDFIQRVFEHNDFKKNLMRYLEPMFATGGLAVRPYVDQSTGKIEFAWALSNAFYPLKSNSNAIAEGVIKSVTTKIERGKEIHYTLLEFHEWENDLYVISNELYKSDNKNEIGKRVLLDELFEGLNERTKISHLTRTNFNYLKPAGFNNINPHSPLGLGITDNSKPTLKQINDTFDQFNWEVKMGQRTVFLSDQMLKTRVDENGNPPRQVFDPDTNVYKLARMEFDQEFVKDVTNDIRTEQYTSAINQSLKTLEMQLQLSVGTFSFDGKSVKTATEIVSENSLTYRTRNNHVNEIEKFIKGLVVSVLELAKAYKLFNGDIPTFEHIGVDFDDGVFQDRSALLRFYGQAKTFGFIPSAEAIQRVFKVPKKTADQWVREVQKEQTDTDPTNIGDRAAKHLFGNEE; this comes from the coding sequence TTGAACATTATCAACCGCATTAGAAACTTTTTTAAGAGAGGAGGGTATGCATTGGCCGGGGATAACACACTAAAATCTATCAATGATCACCCAAAAATCAACATTGATCCAGAAGAATTAGCTAGAATTGAACGTAACTTTAATGAATACAAGGGTCACTATCCACAAGTTGAATACTTTAACAGCATGGGAGAGTTGAAGAAAAGAAATTATATGCATTTGAATATGTTGAAATTAAGCTCAGAACTGCTGTCTGGCCTCGTGTTTAATGAACAGTGTGAAATTGTTGTCTCGGATGATAAAAAAGAAGACGAGACAAGAAACTCATATAAATCAGCTAACGATTTTATCCAACGTGTATTTGAACATAATGACTTCAAAAAAAATTTAATGCGATATTTAGAACCTATGTTTGCTACTGGGGGATTGGCGGTAAGGCCATACGTTGATCAATCAACAGGAAAAATAGAATTTGCGTGGGCTTTATCAAATGCTTTTTACCCGTTGAAATCTAATAGCAATGCCATTGCAGAAGGTGTTATTAAGTCTGTAACAACGAAAATTGAACGGGGTAAAGAGATTCATTATACATTACTCGAATTTCATGAGTGGGAAAATGATTTATATGTCATATCCAACGAATTATATAAGTCAGACAATAAAAATGAGATTGGGAAAAGGGTTCTCTTAGATGAATTGTTTGAAGGTTTAAATGAAAGAACAAAAATAAGCCATCTAACTCGCACGAATTTCAACTATTTAAAGCCTGCTGGCTTTAATAATATAAATCCACATAGCCCATTAGGGTTGGGTATCACCGACAATAGTAAGCCAACTCTAAAACAAATCAACGATACGTTTGATCAGTTTAATTGGGAAGTGAAGATGGGGCAACGTACAGTATTTTTAAGCGATCAAATGCTGAAAACACGCGTCGATGAAAATGGTAATCCCCCTAGACAAGTGTTTGACCCAGATACAAACGTGTATAAGTTAGCGAGAATGGAGTTTGATCAAGAGTTTGTCAAAGATGTAACAAACGACATTAGAACAGAACAATATACCTCGGCAATCAATCAGTCATTAAAAACATTAGAGATGCAATTGCAATTGTCGGTTGGTACCTTTAGTTTTGATGGCAAATCTGTTAAGACAGCAACTGAAATTGTCAGCGAGAACAGTCTAACTTATAGAACAAGGAATAACCACGTTAATGAGATTGAAAAGTTTATCAAGGGATTGGTAGTGTCGGTGCTTGAGCTAGCCAAAGCATATAAGCTATTTAATGGCGATATACCAACTTTTGAACACATAGGCGTAGACTTTGATGATGGCGTGTTTCAAGATAGATCGGCGCTGTTGCGCTTCTATGGGCAGGCCAAGACATTTGGCTTTATTCCCTCTGCTGAAGCTATCCAACGGGTATTTAAAGTACCTAAAAAGACCGCAGATCAATGGGTTAGAGAGGTACAAAAAGAACAGACAGACACGGACCCGACAAACATCGGTGATAGGGCTGCTAAACATCTATTTGGTAATGAGGAGTGA
- a CDS encoding PBSX family phage terminase large subunit gives MKTKIEFSDKQLECIYRPYDYTFDVFEGTPRSGKTTAAHFRYSDYLINCEDTNHLVGAYNQEQAFRLFIDGDGTGLMHIFNGHSDIKHDEHGDHLEIHTPKGIKRVYYKGGAKVNSVGAITGMSLGSVMFCEINLLNMKFIQEAFRRTFAARDRYFLADLNPPAPHHPVISEVFDVQNTRWTHWTIQDNPIISDERKKEIYEILKKNPYLLDRDWFGKRVMPEGVIYSMFDPDKNTIPKLLGEIHEVYFVADGGQSDATSCSCNIVTRYKGKFRLNRVANYYHSGRDTGQVKAMSTYALEIKAFIKWCLEKYETGYSDVFVDPACKSLREELHKINVSTRRADNNAQDAKNQGGGIEVGIERFQNSITEERFFLVDTNKYDHYNFIKEIGMYVRDDDGNPIDDWNHAMDEARYANNHFYRQYVL, from the coding sequence ATGAAAACAAAGATTGAATTTAGCGATAAACAGCTTGAGTGTATTTATCGTCCCTACGACTACACATTTGATGTGTTTGAAGGTACACCTAGATCAGGCAAGACCACAGCGGCTCATTTTAGGTACTCTGATTACTTAATTAACTGCGAGGATACAAACCATCTAGTGGGTGCTTATAACCAAGAACAAGCTTTCCGTCTGTTTATAGACGGTGATGGTACTGGGTTGATGCATATATTTAATGGCCACTCTGATATTAAACATGATGAACACGGCGACCATTTAGAAATACACACGCCTAAAGGTATTAAGCGGGTTTATTATAAAGGGGGCGCAAAGGTTAATAGTGTAGGTGCTATAACAGGTATGTCACTTGGCTCTGTAATGTTTTGTGAGATCAATTTATTGAATATGAAATTTATACAAGAAGCGTTTCGCCGGACCTTTGCTGCAAGGGACCGGTATTTTTTAGCTGATTTAAACCCACCAGCGCCGCACCATCCGGTTATAAGTGAGGTATTTGACGTACAAAACACTAGGTGGACCCATTGGACAATTCAAGACAACCCGATCATTAGTGATGAGCGTAAGAAGGAAATATACGAGATTCTTAAAAAGAACCCTTATTTGCTGGATCGTGACTGGTTTGGCAAGCGTGTTATGCCAGAGGGCGTTATATATTCCATGTTTGATCCTGATAAAAACACTATTCCAAAATTATTAGGAGAAATTCACGAGGTTTATTTTGTCGCAGACGGCGGTCAGTCGGACGCCACTTCCTGCAGCTGCAATATCGTTACTCGTTATAAAGGCAAATTTAGATTAAATCGAGTAGCAAACTATTATCATTCTGGCAGGGATACAGGACAAGTAAAGGCAATGAGCACTTATGCCCTTGAAATAAAAGCATTTATAAAATGGTGCTTAGAAAAGTATGAAACAGGTTATTCTGATGTCTTTGTAGATCCGGCTTGTAAATCTCTCCGAGAAGAGCTTCATAAAATAAACGTTTCTACTAGAAGAGCAGACAATAATGCTCAAGATGCGAAAAATCAAGGTGGTGGAATAGAAGTCGGGATTGAAAGGTTCCAAAACTCTATTACAGAAGAACGTTTCTTTTTAGTGGATACAAACAAATATGATCATTACAACTTTATAAAAGAAATCGGTATGTATGTACGTGATGATGACGGAAACCCAATTGACGATTGGAATCACGCTATGGATGAAGCCAGATATGCAAACAACCACTTTTATAGGCAATACGTACTGTAG
- the terS gene encoding phage terminase small subunit — MDWQKIKKEYESSTITLKALAEKYGVKLGTLKSRKSREKWSRDAAKKDATNKIRDATKRKQPHRAPKGNQYAKGNKGNPNPKPKFAKRNTAAVTHGLFAKYLPEETLEIVEQTESIEPVDILWMNIKMQFASIMRAQQIMFVEDKYDTTKELKKRKEFSSGNTESEEKEYEIQFAWDKQAAFLNSQSRAMGELRSMLKQFYELINYDDDRKQEAERIAAVINKAKKETELIEQRAKQIKGDDKDTSLMNALIEGRKAYENKD; from the coding sequence ATGGACTGGCAGAAAATAAAAAAAGAATATGAATCATCAACCATTACATTGAAGGCTCTCGCTGAAAAGTATGGTGTTAAATTAGGTACTTTAAAGAGCAGAAAAAGCCGTGAGAAATGGTCCAGAGATGCAGCTAAAAAGGATGCAACCAATAAGATTAGGGATGCAACCAAAAGGAAGCAACCTCACAGAGCGCCAAAAGGCAATCAGTATGCCAAAGGAAATAAAGGCAATCCTAATCCGAAGCCTAAGTTCGCAAAACGCAACACTGCAGCGGTTACACATGGTCTCTTTGCAAAGTATCTGCCAGAAGAAACATTAGAGATAGTAGAGCAGACAGAAAGCATTGAGCCTGTGGATATACTGTGGATGAATATAAAGATGCAGTTTGCATCCATCATGAGGGCGCAACAAATTATGTTTGTCGAGGATAAGTATGACACGACAAAAGAATTGAAGAAACGTAAAGAATTTAGCTCTGGAAATACCGAGTCAGAAGAAAAAGAATATGAAATACAGTTCGCTTGGGATAAACAAGCGGCTTTTTTAAATTCTCAGAGCAGAGCAATGGGTGAACTCAGAAGCATGTTAAAGCAATTTTATGAGCTTATTAATTATGACGATGACCGCAAGCAAGAAGCAGAAAGAATAGCGGCAGTCATTAACAAGGCTAAAAAAGAAACTGAGCTTATTGAGCAACGCGCAAAGCAAATTAAAGGCGATGATAAAGACACATCACTTATGAATGCATTAATAGAGGGGCGTAAGGCTTATGAAAACAAAGATTGA
- a CDS encoding DUF2513 domain-containing protein: MKMDLIKDILIYLEENGRPGELIRGLDLEGYSSEEISYHIKLMHECELVEARDSGIDQVFLWYVGDIRCKGHEFLNAIRNESIWNKLKNKLKEEGGAIPFSVLSSLAVKYAEQKYL; the protein is encoded by the coding sequence ATGAAAATGGATCTTATAAAAGACATACTGATTTACTTAGAAGAAAATGGTCGTCCTGGGGAACTGATACGAGGATTAGATCTAGAAGGTTATTCTAGTGAAGAAATATCTTATCACATTAAGCTGATGCACGAATGTGAATTAGTAGAAGCGAGGGACTCAGGCATAGACCAAGTGTTCTTATGGTATGTAGGGGATATAAGATGTAAGGGGCATGAGTTTTTAAATGCTATTAGAAATGAAAGTATATGGAATAAACTAAAAAACAAGCTAAAAGAAGAGGGAGGAGCAATACCTTTTTCTGTATTATCCTCTCTTGCTGTAAAATACGCTGAACAGAAATATCTCTAA
- a CDS encoding helix-turn-helix transcriptional regulator, which translates to MTKKEIEETLKDYHWMINSIKIIRESMEDAGEGLTAQYGDESGQPKPQGGTQSDPVYQEVRRREKRWRIVHKYEKKIKVIQSRMHLVKNQREGEVLHWLLEGKSMTWIGKHMGLSDKHISRLRDNITARMSDMSEMSEMSAKMTKEKACV; encoded by the coding sequence ATGACAAAAAAAGAAATAGAGGAAACTCTAAAAGACTACCACTGGATGATCAATAGCATCAAGATAATCAGAGAGTCCATGGAAGATGCTGGTGAAGGTTTGACGGCTCAATATGGCGATGAGTCTGGACAACCAAAGCCACAAGGCGGCACCCAGAGTGATCCGGTTTATCAAGAGGTCAGGAGAAGAGAGAAGCGGTGGCGGATTGTTCACAAGTACGAGAAAAAAATAAAAGTGATTCAATCCAGGATGCATCTCGTTAAAAATCAAAGGGAAGGTGAGGTTTTACATTGGCTTTTGGAAGGTAAAAGCATGACTTGGATAGGCAAACATATGGGATTATCAGATAAACATATAAGCAGATTAAGAGACAACATCACGGCGAGAATGTCGGATATGTCGGAAATGTCAGAGATGTCGGCAAAAATGACAAAAGAAAAAGCTTGTGTGTAG
- a CDS encoding Holliday junction resolvase: MIQFTIPGTLPSTNEIIAASKKHHMEYAQMKRTFTQLVMLHARKLPKIEAADFEITWYCKDKRKDKDNIIGGQKFIFDGLVGAGKLTNDGWSQIGDITHGFEVDKQKPRVLVKIKALTGVTV, translated from the coding sequence ATGATCCAGTTTACAATACCAGGTACACTGCCTAGCACTAATGAAATTATAGCTGCCAGTAAAAAGCACCACATGGAATATGCACAGATGAAACGGACATTCACACAGCTGGTTATGCTTCACGCTCGTAAACTACCTAAGATTGAAGCGGCAGACTTTGAGATTACATGGTATTGCAAAGATAAACGTAAAGACAAAGACAATATCATCGGGGGTCAGAAATTCATTTTTGACGGCCTCGTGGGCGCTGGAAAACTAACAAATGATGGGTGGTCACAGATCGGCGATATTACACATGGATTTGAGGTTGACAAACAAAAACCTAGAGTATTGGTGAAGATTAAAGCACTTACGGGGGTGACAGTGTGA
- a CDS encoding DUF6011 domain-containing protein — MMQKHTECSRCGRKLKDKKSVERGYGAVCWTKIQQDPDLIYFAKLSEREEEIYS, encoded by the coding sequence ATGATGCAAAAGCATACAGAGTGCAGTAGATGCGGGCGAAAACTCAAAGACAAAAAGAGTGTCGAGCGCGGATATGGGGCTGTTTGCTGGACTAAAATACAACAGGATCCGGACTTAATTTACTTTGCTAAGTTGTCAGAGAGAGAAGAGGAGATATACTCATGA
- a CDS encoding dUTP diphosphatase: protein MNLDELFAMQKELDADIVKRKGLEGQDLLTKKILALQVELGELANEWRGFKFWSEYQEPRTNHLNNPSAVIFGAEPKYKNPLLEEYVDCLHFILSIGLHLEMDKFPEVELDIYFKANDVLGLFSGCFAGIAEVDVCLGHRDHNLDYAYEYTLQAFIRLGEKLGFTWEEIEQAYKEKNKVNFERQANGY, encoded by the coding sequence CTGAATTTAGATGAATTATTCGCAATGCAAAAAGAGTTAGATGCGGACATAGTTAAAAGAAAAGGATTAGAGGGGCAGGATTTATTAACTAAGAAAATACTAGCTTTACAAGTAGAGTTAGGGGAGCTTGCAAACGAGTGGAGAGGATTTAAGTTTTGGAGTGAGTACCAGGAACCAAGAACTAATCATTTAAATAATCCTTCAGCGGTCATTTTTGGAGCTGAACCAAAGTATAAAAACCCACTACTTGAAGAATACGTTGACTGTCTACACTTTATTTTGAGTATTGGATTGCATTTAGAAATGGACAAATTCCCTGAAGTTGAACTAGATATTTATTTCAAAGCAAATGATGTTTTGGGTTTATTTTCTGGATGTTTTGCAGGAATAGCAGAAGTCGATGTTTGTTTAGGACACCGTGACCATAATCTAGATTATGCCTATGAGTATACACTACAAGCGTTTATTCGCCTTGGTGAAAAATTAGGATTTACGTGGGAAGAGATCGAGCAAGCGTACAAAGAGAAAAACAAAGTTAACTTTGAACGTCAAGCGAATGGATATTAG
- a CDS encoding helix-turn-helix domain-containing protein, with amino-acid sequence MTQALKANEPVVILEELDFLFKRSELAEIHSLWNEGFSITDIAKRLKRDKNELFLAVFHLSMSNNSKKDNNIKIKMSQVIGGLS; translated from the coding sequence ATGACCCAAGCTCTTAAAGCAAACGAGCCGGTTGTGATTTTGGAGGAATTAGACTTCCTGTTTAAACGCTCAGAATTAGCCGAGATTCATTCTTTATGGAATGAAGGGTTCTCAATCACAGATATAGCAAAACGTTTAAAAAGAGACAAGAATGAGCTGTTTCTGGCGGTGTTTCATTTAAGCATGTCGAACAATAGCAAAAAAGATAACAATATCAAGATTAAAATGTCGCAGGTGATAGGAGGTCTATCGTGA